The Pyrodictium delaneyi genome contains a region encoding:
- a CDS encoding P-II family nitrogen regulator, translated as MKKIEAIIRPEKFDQVKKALEENGYIAMTVTEVRGRGEQRGIKLQFRGRTVTVDLLTKIKIEIVVPDEEVDKVVEIIMKHARTGKPGDGRIFIIPVEKAIRIRTGEVTE; from the coding sequence TTGAAAAAGATAGAAGCAATTATACGTCCTGAGAAGTTTGACCAGGTAAAGAAGGCGCTCGAAGAGAACGGCTACATAGCTATGACTGTAACCGAGGTTCGTGGACGTGGCGAGCAGAGGGGGATAAAGCTACAGTTCCGCGGAAGGACAGTAACGGTAGACTTGCTGACGAAGATAAAGATAGAGATAGTGGTCCCGGACGAGGAGGTTGATAAGGTAGTAGAGATAATAATGAAGCATGCAAGGACCGGAAAGCCGGGTGATGGAAGAATATTCATCATTCCGGTGGAGAAGGCTATACGGATACGCACCGGCGAGGTTACCGAGTAA
- a CDS encoding class I SAM-dependent methyltransferase, whose product MTSGHYYRPRSRRGPRRLISDHIRGVTVEFYVSSDVFSPDEVDTGTRLLIEHAEVPDKGVVLDLGCGYGAIGITLAKAYPGLRVVMVDINPRAVELAKLNARHNGVDDRVTVLHGNLYEPVEGMEFNVIISNPPLAAGMATIEEIIRGAPRHLAQGGTLQLVMRKGANRALELMMDVFGDARVALRKKGYTILYAKKQSREPRGENQ is encoded by the coding sequence TTGACCTCAGGCCACTACTATCGTCCACGGAGCCGCCGCGGTCCCCGGAGACTGATAAGCGACCACATACGCGGCGTCACAGTAGAGTTCTACGTGTCCAGCGACGTCTTCTCCCCCGACGAGGTGGACACAGGCACCCGGCTCCTCATAGAGCACGCCGAGGTACCAGATAAGGGTGTAGTACTCGACCTAGGCTGTGGCTACGGAGCAATAGGGATAACACTAGCCAAGGCTTATCCAGGCCTGCGCGTAGTAATGGTTGACATAAACCCCCGGGCCGTAGAGCTGGCAAAGCTCAACGCCCGCCATAACGGAGTTGATGACCGAGTCACGGTGCTACACGGCAACCTATACGAACCGGTAGAGGGTATGGAATTCAATGTGATAATCTCCAATCCCCCGTTAGCAGCAGGGATGGCCACGATAGAGGAGATAATACGTGGGGCGCCACGCCACCTGGCCCAGGGTGGCACACTACAACTCGTTATGAGGAAGGGAGCTAACCGGGCACTAGAACTCATGATGGACGTGTTTGGAGACGCCCGGGTAGCCCTCAGGAAGAAGGGCTACACGATACTCTACGCGAAGAAACAAAGCCGGGAGCCCCGCGGGGAAAACCAATAA
- a CDS encoding RNA-guided pseudouridylation complex pseudouridine synthase subunit Cbf5: protein MSSSLTRQGLEFIEELDRFAGLERHWIVKLEEETSPDYGTLPWRRPIEQYIRLGVVALDKPPGPTSHEVVAWIKRMFGLSKAGHGGTLDPKVTGVLPVALEEATKVIGLVVHTGKEYMCVMQLHKPVPEQDLRRALEMFVGEIYQRPPLRSSVKRSLRTKKIYEIELLEYNGRYALMRVFCEAGTYMRKLCHDVGLILGVGAHMRELRRTKSGPFREQHGLVRLQDLSEAHYRWRNEGKEDLLRKYIKPVEYAVSHLPKIVIRDTAVDAIAHGANLAVPGIVRLHEGIRRGDLVALFTLKGELVAVGVAQMSSEEMAKARRGIAVKIRRVIMKPGVYPKAWKQREKKR, encoded by the coding sequence ATGTCGAGTAGCCTAACCCGGCAAGGTCTAGAGTTTATAGAAGAACTTGATCGGTTTGCAGGGCTTGAGCGCCACTGGATAGTAAAGCTCGAGGAGGAGACCAGTCCAGACTATGGCACACTGCCCTGGAGGAGGCCTATAGAACAGTACATAAGGCTCGGTGTAGTAGCGCTAGACAAGCCGCCGGGGCCTACAAGTCACGAAGTAGTAGCCTGGATAAAGAGGATGTTTGGCCTTTCCAAGGCAGGACATGGTGGCACGCTAGACCCGAAGGTCACCGGCGTTCTACCTGTAGCCTTGGAGGAGGCTACGAAGGTCATAGGCCTAGTAGTCCACACCGGCAAGGAGTACATGTGTGTAATGCAGCTACACAAGCCCGTACCCGAGCAAGACCTACGCCGCGCGCTGGAAATGTTCGTAGGTGAGATCTACCAGAGGCCACCCCTAAGGAGCAGTGTAAAGAGGAGCCTAAGGACTAAGAAGATCTACGAGATAGAACTCCTAGAGTATAACGGCCGCTACGCCTTGATGAGGGTGTTCTGCGAGGCAGGCACCTACATGAGGAAGCTCTGCCACGACGTAGGACTCATACTAGGCGTGGGCGCTCACATGAGGGAGCTACGCCGCACCAAGAGCGGTCCCTTCCGCGAGCAACATGGTCTGGTGCGGCTTCAGGACCTAAGCGAAGCACACTACCGGTGGCGTAACGAGGGCAAAGAGGACCTCCTAAGGAAGTACATAAAGCCAGTAGAGTACGCGGTAAGCCACCTCCCCAAGATAGTGATACGTGATACAGCAGTAGACGCGATAGCCCACGGCGCGAACCTGGCAGTACCCGGCATAGTGAGGCTGCATGAAGGCATCAGGCGCGGAGACCTAGTGGCGCTCTTTACACTCAAGGGTGAGCTTGTAGCAGTTGGTGTCGCGCAGATGAGCAGCGAGGAGATGGCAAAGGCGCGGCGCGGCATAGCGGTGAAGATCCGCCGCGTTATAATGAAGCCGGGCGTCTACCCCAAGGCATGGAAGCAGCGGGAGAAGAAGCGTTGA
- a CDS encoding 50S ribosomal protein L14e, with product MPAIEVGRLCVKLRGREAGRKCVIVEIIDDNFVVITGPKDVSGVKRRRANINHIEVLPEKINIEPGASDEEVKKALEEAGLLDFMKERVRVELKPGLL from the coding sequence ATGCCCGCGATAGAGGTAGGCCGTCTCTGCGTAAAGCTCCGTGGCCGCGAGGCGGGCAGGAAGTGTGTAATAGTAGAGATAATTGACGACAATTTCGTCGTGATAACTGGGCCTAAGGACGTCTCAGGCGTCAAGAGGAGGCGTGCCAACATAAACCACATTGAGGTGCTCCCGGAAAAGATAAACATAGAGCCAGGTGCCAGCGACGAGGAGGTAAAGAAGGCCCTAGAAGAGGCAGGGCTACTAGACTTCATGAAGGAACGTGTACGCGTCGAGCTAAAACCCGGGCTACTCTAG
- the cmk gene encoding (d)CMP kinase, translating to MVRRCSTNKRGPTIAVSGPPGSGKTTYARRLAEELGLEYYSAGMIFRMVARERGVSIEELNRIASEDPSIDLEIDSRTLEIGCRGGVVLEGHLVAWVLGSVADVRIYVTAPLDVRIRRIAARENRPLDEVYRETVAREYMHWRRFLDYYGIDVNNLQIFNLVLDTEPLSVDEAYNVIKTYTCRLLARKGFKIEACSR from the coding sequence ATCGTACGGAGATGCAGTACTAACAAGAGGGGTCCTACAATAGCTGTTAGCGGGCCTCCGGGCAGCGGTAAAACAACATATGCTCGTCGGCTAGCCGAGGAGCTAGGTCTCGAGTACTACTCGGCGGGTATGATTTTCCGGATGGTGGCACGGGAACGCGGGGTAAGCATAGAGGAGCTGAACCGGATAGCTTCGGAGGATCCGAGTATAGATCTAGAAATAGACTCGAGGACACTAGAGATAGGCTGTCGCGGAGGAGTAGTCCTCGAGGGCCACCTCGTGGCATGGGTTCTGGGAAGTGTTGCTGATGTAAGGATCTACGTTACGGCGCCACTAGACGTCCGGATAAGGCGCATAGCGGCGCGCGAAAACAGGCCCCTAGACGAGGTCTATCGCGAGACTGTCGCGAGAGAGTACATGCATTGGCGCCGCTTCCTAGACTACTACGGGATAGATGTCAACAACCTGCAGATATTCAACCTAGTACTCGACACCGAGCCGCTAAGTGTTGACGAGGCGTACAACGTGATAAAGACGTATACGTGCCGGCTACTTGCGAGGAAGGGGTTCAAGATTGAAGCTTGTAGCCGGTAA
- a CDS encoding 50S ribosomal protein L34e encodes MPRPRYRSRSLRRVFVRTPGGETRIHYEKRRPGPAKCAICGSPLNGVPRLRPVELRKLPKTAKRPERMYGGVLCPKCLTKLLKKTIRTQLLQQLQASRQQ; translated from the coding sequence ATGCCCAGGCCTAGGTATAGGAGCCGCTCTCTAAGGAGGGTATTCGTTCGCACCCCGGGCGGCGAGACGCGTATACACTACGAGAAGCGGAGGCCAGGGCCTGCCAAGTGCGCTATATGTGGTAGTCCGCTCAATGGTGTGCCGAGGCTACGTCCGGTAGAGCTACGTAAGCTGCCTAAGACGGCTAAGCGCCCCGAACGTATGTATGGCGGTGTACTATGCCCGAAATGCTTGACAAAACTGCTAAAGAAGACTATTAGGACGCAGTTGCTCCAGCAGTTGCAGGCTAGCCGGCAGCAATAA
- a CDS encoding adenylate kinase, translating to MVLRNPFVTVVVTGVPGVGKTTVLGKVVEIMKNNGEQVLVVNFGDYMFRVASEQGLVKHRDEMRHLPLRKQLELQEMAAESIRRDAEQKLSEKGFLFIDTHAVIKTSTGYWPGLPENVVKELRPDSIVLVEAAPEIILARQQRDKGRVRSDIGNVEAIKLLIEMARVAAMASAVRVAASVYLVENVEGDPGIAAQKIVELALKLR from the coding sequence ATGGTGCTGCGCAACCCCTTCGTAACTGTAGTGGTGACCGGTGTACCTGGCGTAGGAAAAACTACAGTTCTTGGCAAGGTTGTAGAAATAATGAAGAATAATGGCGAGCAAGTACTTGTAGTAAACTTTGGCGACTATATGTTTCGTGTGGCTTCGGAGCAGGGGCTCGTAAAACACCGTGATGAGATGAGGCACCTCCCGCTCCGTAAGCAGCTTGAGCTCCAGGAGATGGCGGCAGAGAGTATACGCCGCGACGCCGAGCAGAAGCTATCAGAGAAAGGGTTCCTATTCATCGATACACATGCCGTGATAAAGACTTCTACGGGATACTGGCCGGGACTGCCAGAGAATGTTGTAAAAGAACTCCGTCCAGACTCCATAGTCCTAGTTGAGGCTGCACCGGAGATAATCCTGGCGCGGCAGCAGCGCGACAAGGGCCGAGTAAGGAGTGACATAGGTAATGTGGAGGCCATAAAGCTGCTCATAGAGATGGCGCGTGTAGCTGCAATGGCTAGCGCTGTACGCGTCGCTGCTAGTGTCTATCTCGTCGAGAACGTGGAGGGCGATCCTGGTATAGCCGCACAGAAAATAGTGGAGCTAGCGCTAAAACTACGCTAG
- the secY gene encoding preprotein translocase subunit SecY, with protein MGVLEALAAVSRYIPAVEKPARRPPLPTRLAWTGIVVLLYLIMSEIPLLGVLGYQQQQASQALASLILGMNIGSLMTLGIGPIVTAGIVLEVLVGGGLIQMDLTKPRDRKIFMGAQRTLALLFAVLEAAAYAVGCQFWVTTLGGGGCPVGTGIKLLVVAQLAFATLILMWFDELVRNGWGIGSALSLFIVANVVKGLAWQFAGPVPVPVGENQVDYYGWLAHVIKTGDFAILRHGLPDFVGFLATIAIIMILAYFQLMRVYIPVTSPRYGSIKTRIPLNFIYVTNIPILFVGIVVSDIAVFYQMIAGITGPDSAIAKGLAVLYHYVSPPRGLLEAAADPLRTVIFVIAWLLLGLFFGFIWVEIAGLSPRQQAENLIKSGMELPGLRRNVKLLEKILAKYIYPLTVISSLLVAGIAVLADIFGAYGTGSGLVLLVGIVYNFYQALAYERTLEMYPMLQRLIGE; from the coding sequence ATGGGTGTACTGGAGGCGCTCGCTGCAGTCTCACGGTATATCCCGGCAGTGGAAAAGCCTGCTCGCCGCCCGCCTCTTCCTACTAGACTGGCATGGACCGGCATAGTCGTCTTACTATACCTCATAATGAGCGAGATACCTCTGCTTGGTGTGCTGGGATATCAGCAGCAGCAGGCTAGCCAAGCTCTCGCATCATTAATCCTGGGTATGAACATTGGATCGTTGATGACGCTTGGTATAGGCCCCATAGTGACAGCTGGTATAGTCCTTGAGGTGCTAGTTGGTGGCGGTTTAATCCAGATGGATCTCACTAAGCCCCGTGATAGAAAGATATTCATGGGTGCGCAGCGTACTCTTGCCCTCCTATTCGCTGTGCTCGAGGCAGCAGCTTATGCTGTAGGCTGTCAGTTCTGGGTGACAACACTAGGTGGCGGCGGCTGTCCTGTAGGTACCGGAATAAAGCTACTAGTGGTTGCGCAACTAGCGTTCGCGACGCTCATATTGATGTGGTTCGATGAGCTAGTACGCAATGGATGGGGTATAGGCTCGGCGCTAAGCCTCTTCATTGTAGCTAACGTCGTAAAGGGCCTTGCCTGGCAGTTTGCAGGCCCCGTCCCTGTACCGGTTGGTGAGAACCAGGTAGACTACTATGGCTGGCTAGCACACGTGATAAAGACAGGCGACTTTGCAATACTTCGCCATGGTCTCCCGGACTTCGTGGGCTTCCTAGCCACAATAGCAATCATAATGATATTGGCTTACTTCCAGCTAATGAGGGTCTACATACCGGTGACAAGCCCACGCTACGGCAGCATAAAGACTAGGATCCCACTAAACTTCATCTACGTGACAAACATACCTATACTCTTCGTCGGTATAGTAGTATCTGACATAGCAGTATTCTACCAGATGATAGCAGGCATCACGGGCCCCGACAGTGCAATAGCCAAGGGCCTAGCAGTACTTTACCACTATGTAAGCCCGCCCAGAGGACTCCTCGAAGCGGCAGCCGACCCCCTACGTACAGTGATATTTGTCATAGCATGGCTGCTACTCGGCCTATTCTTCGGCTTCATCTGGGTCGAGATAGCAGGGCTGAGCCCGAGACAGCAGGCAGAGAACTTGATAAAGTCTGGTATGGAGTTGCCAGGGCTTCGCCGGAACGTGAAGCTACTCGAGAAGATACTCGCTAAGTACATATACCCGTTGACAGTAATTAGCTCGCTACTAGTTGCTGGCATAGCGGTTCTCGCTGACATATTCGGCGCGTATGGTACAGGCTCCGGACTGGTACTGCTGGTAGGTATAGTGTATAACTTCTACCAGGCGCTAGCATATGAGAGAACACTAGAGATGTACCCGATGCTGCAGAGGCTAATAGGCGAATAA
- a CDS encoding uL15m family ribosomal protein yields the protein MVVRRRKKSRRLRGRTRTMGWGRIGQHRGSGSRGGFGAAGMHKHMWTWVVKYAPTWFGKHGFNRPLTYEVKVNEINVGELAEKLDVWLREGKASEEGGKIVVNLASLGYNKLLGRGSITKPVKVIVPAASESAIRKIEAAGGEVVVLNNEEN from the coding sequence ATGGTTGTCCGCCGCAGGAAGAAGAGTAGACGTCTACGTGGCCGCACTAGGACAATGGGCTGGGGCCGCATAGGCCAGCACCGCGGCAGTGGTAGCCGCGGCGGTTTTGGAGCTGCCGGTATGCACAAGCACATGTGGACATGGGTAGTGAAGTATGCTCCTACATGGTTCGGCAAACACGGCTTCAATAGGCCACTAACCTATGAGGTCAAAGTGAACGAGATAAACGTGGGTGAGCTAGCAGAGAAACTTGACGTATGGCTCCGTGAGGGCAAGGCTAGCGAGGAGGGCGGAAAGATAGTAGTAAACCTTGCTAGTCTAGGCTACAACAAATTGCTAGGCCGCGGAAGCATAACAAAGCCTGTGAAGGTAATAGTACCAGCGGCCAGTGAATCAGCTATACGCAAGATTGAAGCAGCTGGCGGCGAAGTAGTAGTCTTAAATAACGAGGAGAACTAA
- a CDS encoding 50S ribosomal protein L30 — protein sequence MAVASAEQKAAPTGQVKLYAIIRLRGRVDVHPDVEYTLSLLRLHRKFHLVLYPSTLPGIERMIHKVKDWVTWGEIDRETLIELLRRRGRVSGNKPLTDEYVREKLGLQGGIEELADKLLKGEIMLHKLYDKKNKIWIIKPVFRLHPPRGGFKGSIKKPYGAGGELGYRGAGINELIKRML from the coding sequence ATGGCAGTCGCGTCTGCGGAGCAGAAGGCAGCCCCAACGGGCCAGGTAAAGCTCTATGCTATAATCCGGCTCCGCGGTAGGGTAGATGTACATCCCGACGTAGAATACACACTATCACTGCTAAGGCTCCACCGTAAATTCCACCTAGTACTGTACCCGTCAACTCTACCTGGCATAGAGAGGATGATACACAAGGTTAAGGACTGGGTAACCTGGGGCGAGATCGACCGCGAGACACTCATAGAACTGCTGCGTCGCCGCGGCCGCGTATCTGGCAACAAGCCTCTAACCGACGAGTATGTGCGCGAGAAGCTTGGTCTACAGGGTGGTATCGAGGAACTCGCGGACAAGCTGCTAAAAGGCGAGATAATGCTACACAAGCTCTACGACAAGAAGAACAAGATATGGATAATAAAGCCTGTGTTCAGACTACACCCGCCACGTGGAGGCTTCAAGGGCAGCATAAAGAAGCCATACGGTGCTGGCGGCGAGCTGGGCTACAGAGGTGCTGGCATAAACGAGCTTATAAAGAGAATGCTCTAA
- a CDS encoding 30S ribosomal protein S5, protein MSLSPYELEQEWKPRTFVGRLVKEGRIRSLSEIFERNLPILEPEIVDYLIGPELKSETVDVRLVQKMTDAGRINKFRVVVVIGNENGFVGVGQGKARQLRPAIEKAIRNAKLNIIPVRRGCGSWECLCDQPHSVPFTVRGKSGSVEVVLKPAPRGTGLVAGDAAKVVLRMAGIQDVWSFTRGDTRTTLNFVKATYNALKQTYKFVTPLDWIQASQS, encoded by the coding sequence ATGAGCCTCTCGCCTTACGAGCTCGAGCAGGAATGGAAGCCACGTACATTCGTAGGGAGGTTGGTAAAGGAGGGTCGTATACGCAGCCTCAGCGAGATATTTGAGCGTAACCTGCCGATACTCGAGCCCGAGATAGTGGACTACTTGATAGGCCCAGAGCTAAAGAGCGAGACTGTTGACGTAAGACTGGTACAGAAGATGACTGACGCTGGCCGCATAAACAAGTTCCGCGTAGTAGTCGTCATAGGTAATGAGAACGGCTTTGTAGGCGTAGGCCAGGGCAAGGCTCGGCAGCTAAGGCCAGCAATAGAGAAGGCTATACGCAACGCCAAGCTCAACATAATACCCGTGCGGCGTGGGTGCGGTAGCTGGGAGTGTCTCTGTGACCAGCCACACAGCGTACCCTTCACAGTACGCGGTAAGAGTGGTAGCGTAGAGGTGGTCCTCAAGCCAGCGCCCCGTGGTACAGGGCTAGTAGCAGGCGACGCAGCCAAGGTAGTCCTAAGGATGGCTGGTATACAAGATGTGTGGAGCTTCACTCGCGGCGACACAAGGACTACGCTGAACTTCGTAAAGGCTACCTATAACGCGCTAAAGCAGACCTACAAGTTCGTAACTCCGCTCGACTGGATACAGGCTTCGCAGAGCTAA
- a CDS encoding 50S ribosomal protein L18, which produces MAHGPRYKVPRRRRREGKTNYYKRYIMVLSGKPRLVVRKTNKYIWVQVIIAKPQGDVTVAAAHSRELVKRYGWLGGTKNTSAAYLTGMLAALRALKAGIDYAVLDIGLHRPVRGARVFAALKGAVDAGLEVPHSEEIFPEDYRIRGEHIAKYAAMLAQENPELYERRFSLYLKRGLRPEDLPKHFEEVKSKILEDYRDVVEKVKAAKEAVA; this is translated from the coding sequence ATGGCTCATGGACCAAGATACAAGGTGCCGAGGAGGCGGCGTAGGGAGGGTAAGACCAACTACTATAAGCGCTACATTATGGTACTCTCTGGTAAGCCCAGGCTAGTCGTTAGGAAGACTAACAAGTACATCTGGGTTCAGGTAATCATTGCTAAACCTCAAGGCGATGTAACAGTTGCTGCGGCTCATAGCAGAGAGCTCGTGAAGCGTTATGGTTGGCTAGGCGGAACGAAGAACACCTCGGCAGCCTACCTCACCGGTATGCTTGCTGCCCTGCGCGCCCTCAAGGCGGGTATAGACTACGCGGTACTCGACATAGGGCTACACAGGCCAGTACGCGGCGCTAGGGTCTTTGCTGCTCTCAAGGGAGCTGTCGATGCCGGACTAGAAGTGCCACACAGCGAAGAGATATTCCCGGAGGATTACAGGATACGAGGCGAACATATAGCCAAGTATGCTGCTATGCTTGCCCAGGAGAACCCAGAGCTTTACGAGCGCAGATTCAGCCTATACCTCAAGAGAGGTCTACGCCCCGAAGATCTGCCTAAGCATTTTGAGGAGGTTAAGAGTAAAATACTAGAAGACTACCGTGATGTTGTTGAGAAGGTAAAGGCTGCTAAGGAGGCTGTTGCGTGA
- a CDS encoding 50S ribosomal protein L19e, with the protein MAQDLSMQRRLAAEILGVGESRIWIDPSRIDDVASAITREEVRRLIKEGVIKVKPKHSPSRGRWRERHEARKKGRHRGYGRRKGEASARRDPKEEWMHRIRKMRRYLRYLRDHGVIDRRTYRKLYMWAKGGMFPTFASLKRWLEEHGYPTSVRK; encoded by the coding sequence ATGGCTCAGGATTTGTCCATGCAGCGTAGACTCGCGGCAGAGATACTGGGTGTAGGCGAGTCGAGGATATGGATAGATCCTTCCAGAATAGACGATGTAGCTAGTGCCATCACTAGGGAAGAGGTGCGCCGCCTAATCAAGGAAGGCGTGATAAAAGTCAAGCCTAAGCACAGCCCCTCTCGGGGTCGCTGGCGTGAGAGGCACGAGGCCAGGAAGAAGGGCAGGCACCGTGGCTACGGTAGACGGAAGGGCGAAGCCTCGGCGAGGCGTGACCCCAAGGAGGAATGGATGCACCGGATACGTAAGATGAGAAGATACCTCCGCTACCTTCGTGACCATGGTGTAATAGACAGGAGGACCTACAGAAAGCTCTACATGTGGGCTAAGGGCGGAATGTTCCCAACATTTGCGTCGCTCAAGAGATGGCTAGAAGAACACGGATACCCTACAAGCGTCCGCAAATAG
- a CDS encoding 50S ribosomal protein L32e, with protein MERGKDIERLLRVRRLLKSKKPEFLRTLWWKFPKFKNDPKWRKPKGIDNPMRLRLKGRPPVVDVGYRAPAAVRGLHPTGLEPVRVSSPSELDRLDPSRHIIYIAAGVGLRKRQQILEKARAKGFRVANA; from the coding sequence ATGGAGCGTGGCAAAGATATAGAGAGGCTGCTTAGAGTAAGGCGTTTGCTGAAGTCCAAGAAACCTGAGTTCCTACGTACACTATGGTGGAAATTCCCCAAGTTCAAGAATGACCCGAAGTGGCGTAAACCAAAGGGTATAGACAATCCTATGAGGCTACGGCTGAAGGGTAGACCTCCAGTAGTGGATGTCGGGTACCGAGCACCAGCAGCAGTACGTGGACTACACCCTACTGGGCTAGAACCTGTACGTGTGAGCAGTCCCTCAGAGCTAGACAGGCTGGACCCGTCAAGACACATAATATACATAGCGGCGGGAGTCGGGCTGAGGAAACGTCAGCAGATACTAGAGAAGGCGCGTGCTAAGGGCTTCCGTGTAGCAAACGCATAA
- a CDS encoding 50S ribosomal protein L6, giving the protein MAKLVHIAEEVPIPEGVEVSVDGLKVTVRGPKGELTRDFSHARGVIIRVDEDEEGKKVVVEAYFANRRLKALVGTIAAHIENMITGVTKGFRYKLKIVFSHFPVTVKVQGDKVVIENFLGEKAPRVARIMPGVTVKVQKDDVIVEGIDIEAVGQTAANIELATKVKDKDRRVFVDGIYIYEKGVAE; this is encoded by the coding sequence ATGGCTAAACTTGTACATATAGCTGAGGAGGTGCCTATACCAGAAGGTGTAGAGGTAAGTGTAGATGGGTTAAAAGTTACTGTCCGAGGTCCCAAGGGGGAACTAACGAGAGACTTCTCGCATGCACGCGGTGTGATAATAAGGGTCGACGAGGACGAAGAAGGTAAGAAGGTAGTAGTTGAGGCATACTTCGCCAATAGGAGGCTTAAGGCACTAGTGGGTACAATAGCAGCTCACATAGAAAACATGATTACTGGTGTAACTAAGGGCTTCAGGTATAAGCTAAAGATAGTGTTCTCACACTTCCCTGTAACAGTTAAAGTGCAGGGTGACAAGGTAGTCATAGAGAACTTCCTTGGCGAGAAGGCGCCGCGTGTTGCTAGGATAATGCCGGGCGTTACGGTAAAGGTCCAGAAGGACGATGTCATTGTTGAGGGTATAGATATAGAGGCTGTAGGCCAGACAGCGGCCAACATAGAACTCGCTACAAAGGTTAAGGATAAGGACAGACGTGTTTTCGTAGACGGTATATACATCTATGAAAAGGGGGTGGCTGAGTAA
- a CDS encoding 30S ribosomal protein S8, with product MVMLDTLANAMAAIVNAEMRAKPEVVIMPASKLIANVLRVMQREGYIGEFEYIDDGRWGKIRVRLLGRINKAGVIKPRYSVKYTDLIRMPEWLRKYLPSRDIGILILSTSQGVMSHREALERKIGGVLLAYVY from the coding sequence ATGGTTATGCTTGATACACTTGCTAACGCGATGGCTGCTATAGTTAACGCTGAGATGAGGGCCAAGCCGGAAGTAGTCATAATGCCAGCGTCGAAGCTGATAGCTAATGTACTCCGCGTCATGCAGCGAGAGGGCTACATAGGTGAGTTTGAATATATAGATGATGGTCGCTGGGGCAAGATACGCGTAAGACTACTAGGCCGTATAAATAAGGCCGGCGTCATTAAGCCAAGATATTCTGTGAAGTACACCGACCTAATCAGAATGCCAGAGTGGCTTCGTAAGTATCTACCAAGCAGGGATATCGGTATACTGATACTGTCGACAAGCCAGGGAGTAATGTCGCATCGCGAAGCACTAGAGCGTAAGATAGGTGGTGTACTGTTAGCATACGTCTACTAG
- a CDS encoding 30S ribosomal protein S14, whose translation MGKYRPPRVVKYGKGAYKCQRCGSHDAVIKKYGLMLCRQCFRELAVSLGFRKYM comes from the coding sequence ATGGGGAAGTATAGGCCGCCTAGAGTAGTAAAGTACGGTAAGGGCGCATACAAGTGTCAGCGTTGTGGCAGCCACGATGCTGTAATAAAGAAGTATGGATTGATGCTCTGTCGCCAGTGTTTCCGCGAGCTAGCAGTTAGTCTAGGCTTCCGTAAGTATATGTGA
- a CDS encoding 50S ribosomal protein L5, producing MSYFSYTPVVQQPTSPLPLSQEEIEAIKKRWEQNPMVKPRLVKVTVNISVGESGERLQKAIRVLEMLTGQKPSVRKAKKTIRDFGIRKGEPIAAVVTLRREKAIEFLRKALQAVGNKLKASQFDEFGNVAFGIKEHITIPGVRYDPEIGVFGMDVVLTIERPGYRVARRRRARSRIPRRHRVTKEESMVLLHEMFGVVIEPR from the coding sequence ATGAGCTACTTTAGCTATACGCCGGTTGTGCAGCAGCCTACATCCCCGCTTCCACTGTCACAGGAAGAGATAGAAGCTATCAAGAAGCGCTGGGAACAGAACCCTATGGTAAAGCCCCGCCTAGTCAAGGTTACAGTCAACATTAGCGTCGGCGAGTCCGGCGAGAGACTACAGAAGGCTATACGCGTGCTCGAAATGCTAACCGGTCAAAAGCCATCGGTACGAAAGGCTAAGAAGACAATACGCGACTTCGGCATAAGGAAGGGCGAGCCCATAGCAGCCGTTGTAACCCTTCGCCGCGAAAAGGCGATCGAGTTCCTACGCAAGGCGCTCCAGGCTGTTGGCAACAAGCTAAAGGCTAGCCAGTTCGACGAGTTCGGCAACGTAGCGTTTGGCATAAAGGAGCACATAACTATACCAGGTGTACGCTACGATCCAGAAATAGGCGTATTCGGAATGGACGTAGTACTAACCATCGAGAGGCCAGGTTACAGAGTAGCACGGAGGAGGCGTGCACGCAGCAGGATACCACGCCGCCACCGTGTAACAAAGGAAGAGTCTATGGTGCTTCTACACGAGATGTTCGGAGTAGTTATAGAGCCGAGGTAG